A section of the Methanosarcina mazei S-6 genome encodes:
- a CDS encoding PocR ligand-binding domain-containing protein: MQKENREKPEPFTATESNARWTREEADLKFDSNSIPEGFFIGRDVAEGRSEERKIHNSTEKRTKPEMGNTFSPVPEVENLELADIIDARAIKSLMDDFNKLIHITFALVDLKGNILVSSGWQDICTRFHRVHPETCKHCIESDTKLSAGVLPGQFKLYRCRNNMWDIATPIMVGGHHIGNIFSGQFFFEDEYVDYGFFRSQARKYGFNEEEYMAALEKVPRLSRESVEAGMTFLTKLAHMISQLSYSNTRLAHSLVERDSFVNALRESERRYRNIIETASEGILIIDSEVRISYANKKMTDMLGCPLEEVTGRKMCDFVSEESKDIVKLNQKRRRQGINDSYELKLVCKDGSSLWALVNAKSLFDKDGKFMGSISLLTDITKRKEAEEALANIEVARKKEIHHRIKNNLQVISSLLDLQAEKFNNREDIKDLEVLAAFRESQDRVKSMALIHEELYRGGGLDTLNFSSYIEELVENLFRTYRLGNDNLRLNVTLEENIFFDMDTAVPLGIIVNELVSNSLKHAFTGNEGEIRIRFCREEKNDKTQESLFSLTISDNGKGIPDNIELENPGTLGLKLVGILVDQLDGNLELGRGQGTEFRISFRVLEKS, from the coding sequence GTGCAGAAAGAGAATCGGGAAAAACCTGAACCTTTCACCGCCACGGAAAGTAATGCCAGGTGGACGCGTGAAGAGGCAGATCTGAAATTTGACAGCAACAGCATACCTGAAGGTTTCTTTATTGGCCGGGATGTTGCGGAAGGAAGGTCTGAAGAAAGGAAGATTCACAACAGTACTGAAAAGCGCACGAAACCTGAGATGGGGAATACTTTCTCTCCTGTTCCTGAGGTTGAGAACCTCGAGCTTGCTGATATTATTGATGCCCGGGCGATTAAATCCCTCATGGACGACTTTAATAAGCTTATTCACATAACCTTTGCCCTGGTCGATCTCAAAGGCAATATTCTTGTGAGTTCCGGATGGCAGGATATATGCACCAGGTTCCACAGGGTTCACCCAGAAACCTGCAAGCACTGTATAGAAAGCGATACAAAACTATCCGCTGGCGTTCTCCCTGGACAATTTAAGCTGTACAGATGCAGGAACAATATGTGGGACATAGCGACGCCTATTATGGTGGGCGGCCATCACATAGGCAATATCTTTTCAGGACAGTTCTTTTTTGAGGACGAGTATGTTGATTATGGTTTTTTCCGGTCTCAGGCAAGAAAATACGGTTTCAATGAAGAAGAATACATGGCAGCACTGGAAAAAGTCCCGAGGCTGAGCAGGGAATCCGTGGAAGCAGGAATGACTTTCTTAACGAAGCTTGCCCATATGATCTCACAGTTAAGCTACAGCAATACCAGACTGGCTCACTCACTTGTGGAGAGGGACTCTTTTGTTAACGCATTGAGAGAGAGCGAAAGAAGGTATCGCAACATCATAGAGACAGCCAGTGAAGGCATACTGATAATTGATTCTGAAGTCAGGATCAGCTACGCTAATAAGAAAATGACGGATATGCTCGGATGTCCTCTGGAAGAGGTTACTGGCAGAAAGATGTGCGACTTTGTCAGTGAAGAGAGTAAGGATATTGTCAAACTGAACCAGAAAAGAAGGCGGCAGGGTATTAATGATAGCTATGAATTGAAACTGGTATGTAAGGACGGGTCATCCTTATGGGCGCTCGTAAATGCTAAATCCCTTTTTGATAAGGATGGGAAATTTATGGGCTCGATAAGCTTGCTAACCGACATCACCAAGCGAAAAGAGGCTGAAGAAGCCCTGGCAAATATCGAAGTTGCCCGCAAAAAGGAAATCCATCACAGAATTAAGAATAACCTGCAGGTAATCTCCTCCCTTCTCGATCTTCAGGCTGAAAAGTTCAATAACAGAGAAGATATTAAGGATCTGGAAGTCCTTGCCGCTTTCAGGGAAAGTCAGGACAGAGTTAAATCAATGGCACTCATCCATGAGGAACTGTACAGAGGTGGAGGGCTTGACACACTTAACTTTTCATCGTACATTGAAGAACTTGTCGAAAACCTTTTCCGGACATACAGGCTTGGAAATGACAATCTCAGATTAAACGTGACCCTTGAAGAAAACATCTTTTTTGATATGGATACCGCAGTCCCGTTAGGGATTATTGTTAACGAGCTTGTTTCCAATTCCCTCAAACATGCGTTTACTGGAAATGAAGGGGAAATTCGCATCCGGTTTTGCAGGGAAGAAAAGAACGATAAAACACAGGAATCCCTCTTCAGCCTG